The Pseudomonas kermanshahensis genome includes a window with the following:
- a CDS encoding TMEM165/GDT1 family protein — MLESLLVPTAIVALAEIGDKTQLLALILAARFRKPWPIIAGIIAATLANHAAAGAVGAWVGGFFSDSALHWILAASFTATALWTLVPDKMDDDENPARRFGPFLTTLIAFFLAEIGDKTQVATVMLAAQYPHLIMVIIGTTLGMLIANVPVVLAGNFAADKLPLTLIRRLAATAFFVLAVVAVYSAMKASGWVG, encoded by the coding sequence ATGCTGGAATCCCTGCTGGTCCCCACCGCCATCGTTGCCCTCGCCGAAATCGGCGACAAGACGCAACTGCTCGCGCTCATTCTCGCCGCTCGCTTCCGCAAGCCTTGGCCGATCATCGCCGGCATCATCGCCGCTACCCTGGCCAACCATGCCGCCGCGGGCGCCGTGGGTGCGTGGGTCGGCGGGTTCTTCAGCGACTCGGCGCTGCACTGGATCCTGGCCGCCAGCTTCACTGCCACGGCGCTGTGGACGCTGGTGCCGGACAAGATGGATGACGATGAAAACCCGGCGCGCCGCTTCGGCCCGTTCCTCACCACGCTGATTGCGTTTTTCCTCGCCGAGATCGGTGACAAGACCCAGGTGGCGACAGTCATGCTTGCCGCGCAATACCCGCACCTGATCATGGTCATCATCGGCACCACGCTGGGCATGCTGATTGCCAACGTGCCGGTGGTATTGGCGGGTAACTTTGCGGCAGACAAACTGCCGTTGACCCTGATTCGCCGACTGGCGGCTACCGCGTTCTTCGTGCTGGCGGTGGTGGCCGTGTACTCGGCGATGAAGGCCAGTGGCTGGGTAGGCTGA
- a CDS encoding class I SAM-dependent methyltransferase has product MDPRSEVLLRQADLFQGPLLLAGAPADDLLGHLPMAHGWTWHAGDQAMLEGRFAGRSHYGVEAPPVAFDSAVLFLPKSRELAAYLLNALASRLAGRELYLVGEKRGGIEGAAKQLQAFGKPRKLDSARHCQLWQVTVDHAPAATPLESLAERFELDLEDGPLQVVSLPGVFSHGRLDRGSALLLKHLDGLPSGHVLDFGCGAGVLGATVKRRYPQSRLTLLDVDAFAVAASRLTLAANGLEGEVISGDGIDAAPADLSVILSNPPFHTGVHTNYQASENLLKKSGVHLRKGGEMRLVANSFLRYQPLIEGALGNCQVRAEADGFRIYQATRG; this is encoded by the coding sequence ATGGACCCGCGCAGTGAAGTGTTGCTCCGCCAGGCGGACCTGTTCCAAGGCCCGCTGCTGCTCGCCGGCGCGCCCGCCGACGACCTGCTCGGCCACCTGCCCATGGCACATGGCTGGACCTGGCATGCCGGTGACCAGGCCATGCTCGAGGGCCGCTTCGCTGGCCGTAGCCATTACGGTGTCGAAGCCCCCCCGGTGGCCTTCGACAGCGCCGTGCTGTTCCTACCCAAGTCCCGCGAGCTGGCCGCCTACCTGCTCAATGCGCTGGCCTCGCGCCTGGCCGGGCGCGAGCTGTACCTGGTCGGCGAGAAACGCGGCGGCATCGAAGGCGCGGCGAAGCAACTGCAGGCTTTTGGCAAACCGCGCAAGCTCGACAGCGCCCGGCATTGCCAGTTGTGGCAGGTGACCGTTGACCACGCGCCAGCGGCCACGCCGCTGGAAAGCCTGGCCGAGCGCTTCGAACTCGACCTCGAGGATGGCCCACTGCAAGTGGTCAGCCTGCCGGGCGTGTTCAGCCACGGCCGCCTCGACCGCGGCAGCGCCCTGCTGCTCAAGCACCTGGATGGCCTGCCAAGCGGGCATGTGCTGGACTTCGGTTGCGGTGCCGGGGTGCTGGGCGCCACGGTGAAACGCCGCTACCCGCAAAGCCGGCTGACCCTGCTCGACGTGGACGCGTTTGCCGTGGCAGCCAGCCGCCTGACATTGGCCGCCAACGGCCTGGAAGGTGAAGTGATCAGCGGTGATGGCATCGACGCGGCCCCTGCCGACCTGAGCGTGATCCTGAGCAATCCGCCGTTTCATACCGGCGTGCACACCAATTACCAGGCTTCAGAGAATTTGCTGAAAAAATCCGGCGTTCATCTGCGAAAAGGCGGCGAAATGCGCCTTGTCGCCAATAGCTTCCTGCGCTACCAGCCACTGATCGAAGGGGCCTTGGGTAACTGCCAGGTACGCGCCGAGGCGGACGGTTTCCGGATCTACCAGGCAACACGCGGTTAA
- a CDS encoding 2-hydroxyacid dehydrogenase: MPSPRRAVFLDHQSLDLGDLDLSPLRDQFDAFELFAATRPEQVAERLQGAVAVISNKVMLDAATLAANPQLELILVAATGTNNVDLAAARAQGITVCNCQGYGTPSVAQHTLALLLALATRLCDYNQAVADGQWAKASQFCLLDFPIVELEGKTLGLLGHGELGGAVARLAEAFGMRVLSGQIPGRPERADRMPLEDLLPQVDALTLHCPLNEHTRHMIGARELALLKPGALVVNTARGGLIDEQALADALRQGHLGGAATDVLSVEPPVDGNPLLAGDIPRLIITPHSAWGAVESRQRIVGQLSENAQAYFAGQPRRVVS, from the coding sequence ATGCCCAGCCCGCGTCGCGCCGTGTTTCTCGATCACCAGTCACTGGACTTGGGTGACCTTGACCTGTCCCCTTTGCGGGACCAGTTCGACGCATTCGAGCTGTTTGCCGCCACCCGTCCGGAGCAGGTCGCCGAACGCCTGCAGGGCGCCGTTGCGGTAATCAGCAACAAGGTCATGCTGGATGCCGCGACCCTTGCCGCCAACCCGCAGCTCGAGCTGATCCTGGTGGCCGCCACCGGCACCAACAATGTCGACCTGGCGGCGGCCCGCGCCCAAGGCATCACCGTGTGCAACTGCCAGGGTTACGGCACGCCGTCGGTGGCCCAGCATACCCTCGCCCTGCTGCTGGCCTTGGCCACGCGGCTGTGCGACTACAACCAAGCAGTGGCCGACGGCCAATGGGCCAAGGCCAGCCAGTTCTGCCTGCTGGACTTCCCCATCGTCGAGCTGGAGGGCAAGACCCTCGGCCTGCTCGGCCATGGCGAACTGGGCGGCGCAGTGGCGCGCCTGGCCGAAGCCTTCGGCATGCGCGTCTTGAGCGGGCAGATCCCCGGCCGCCCGGAGCGCGCCGACCGAATGCCCCTGGAAGACCTGCTGCCGCAAGTGGACGCGCTGACCCTGCATTGCCCGTTGAACGAGCATACCCGGCACATGATCGGGGCCCGTGAGCTGGCCTTGCTCAAGCCCGGCGCCCTGGTGGTGAATACCGCACGGGGTGGCTTGATCGACGAACAGGCTCTGGCCGACGCCCTGCGCCAAGGCCACCTGGGTGGCGCCGCTACTGACGTGCTGAGCGTCGAGCCACCGGTCGACGGCAACCCGCTGCTGGCAGGCGATATCCCGCGCCTGATCATCACCCCGCACAGTGCCTGGGGCGCAGTGGAGTCGCGCCAGCGCATCGTCGGCCAGCTCAGCGAGAATGCCCAGGCCTATTTCGCCGGTCAGCCACGCCGCGTGGTCAGCTGA